A genomic region of Gossypium hirsutum isolate 1008001.06 chromosome D01, Gossypium_hirsutum_v2.1, whole genome shotgun sequence contains the following coding sequences:
- the LOC107921640 gene encoding uncharacterized protein — translation MANDFIDKVEDNALVRIWSEKMQLEKKDSLAKDYVSELWDYIRISVTQNSLQELSEIWDQWDDETKQLIYSNYGDLPYLLSIKVDERLFRALAQYWNPAYSCFTFANVDLVPTVEEYTALLHCPRLQVDKAYSKAAYVPAFWKKLMSITGMSEQWIMTSIKQKGECKCIPWRNLRDLILAHPDEKKKVDVFALSIYGLVIFPRALGHVDEVVSDLVDRLGKGVTHVPAILVKTFRSLNACRRASEGELVDKVSYRVFSQHYSPLKEIVATPRRDDISKENWIAILQNLKEDEVDWRAPWLIPYGILYRCGSFDWVPLLGIWGAVGYAPLLVLRQYNSR, via the exons ATGGCAAAcgattttattgataaagtggaagacaatgccCTTGTCCGTATATGGTCAGAGAAAATGCAATTGGAAAAGAAAGACAGTCTAGCTAAAGATTATGTGTCAGAGCTTTGGGACTACATTCGTATTAGTGTGACGCAAAATAGCCTTCAAGAGTTGAGtgaaatttgggatcagtgggatGATGAAACCAAGCAGTTGATCTACTCTAATTATGGGGACTTGCCGTATTTACTTAGCATCAAGGTGGATGAACGACTGTTTCGCGCTCTTGCTCAATATTGGAATCCTGCATATAGCTGTTTTACTTTTGCGAATGTAGATTTGGTGCCTACAGTAGAGGAATACACAGCTTTACTGCACTGCCCTAGGCTTCAGGTTGATAAAGCATATTCCAAAGCCGCGTATGTCCCagcattttggaagaaattaatgaGCATTACGGGAATGAGCGAACAATGGATCATGACCAGCATAAAACAGAAGGGCGAGTGTAAATGTATCCCATGGAGAAATTTGCGAGACTTGATCCTAGCACATCCTGATGAAAAAAAGAAGGTTGATGTGTTTGCTTTGAGTATCTACGgattagtgattttcccaagggCACTGGGGCATGTTGACGAAGTTGTATCAGATCTTGTTGATCGGTTAGGGAAAGGGGTCACACATGTTCCTGCGATTTTGGTTAAAACGTTTAGATCTTTGAATGCGTGTAGGCGAGCTAGTGAAGGCGAGCTG GTGGACAAAGTTTCATATCGGGTTTTCTCTCAGCATTATTCCCCGTTAAAGGAAATAGTGGCTACCCCCAGAAGGGACGATATATCAAAAGAAAATTGGATAGCAATTCTGCAAAATCTTAAGGAGGATGAAGTGGAttggagagctccttggttgaTTCCTTATGGAATTCTCTACCGCTGTGGAAGCTTTGACTGGGTTCCGTTGCTTGGAATTTGGGGAGCCGTTGGATACGCACCTTTGCTGGTCCTAAGACAATACAATTCGAGATAG